A single window of Caldalkalibacillus thermarum DNA harbors:
- a CDS encoding aldehyde ferredoxin oxidoreductase family protein, giving the protein MKLGGYRHKEAWVDLTSGTVEYRAPKEEDLVKYVGARGLGVKYLFDHQIYKVDPLSPENMLCVMTGPLTGTRINMSGRLCTVTRSPLTGTVTDSHMGGWTAARLKWAGFDNLIFTGKSDKPVYLYVEDGKAELRDASHLWGMGTRATIKYMRDKYGKDVSVMTIGPAGENQVLFAGFINEDDRAAGRGGTGAVAGSKNLKAIVIRASQKGNMPEPARPDEYPEAIKAGLKALMEGALTAPKKGGLSVYGTNVLMNIINEVGALPSKNSQETYFPTADEISGETVRNELLVSDPTCHACPVACKIEVEVKEGPYKTRVESFEYESAWALGPNCGTSNKEAVAYLIDLCNEYGMDTIELGNTLSMAMEAYEKGLHQEPIPWGDVDTMIALTEKIARREGFGDILANGTARAAKHFGDPDIAMVVKNQAIPAYDPRGIQGIGLGYATSNRGACHLRGYTVASEIVGIPEPTDRLKPEGKGELLKIFQDLHAFSDSLDLCKFSSFSENADLYAKQYTAVVGIDLTGEDIMKIGERIYNLERYFNNLAGFGYEDDLLPKRFLQEPAGGNSKGSVSHLDVMLNEYYQVRGWEKGVVTKAKLQELGINEAVGA; this is encoded by the coding sequence GTGAAGCTAGGAGGCTACCGTCACAAAGAAGCGTGGGTGGACTTAACCTCGGGCACTGTAGAATACAGAGCACCGAAAGAAGAAGATCTGGTCAAATATGTAGGGGCCCGGGGGCTGGGGGTGAAATACCTGTTTGACCACCAGATTTATAAGGTAGACCCGCTTTCGCCAGAGAACATGCTCTGTGTAATGACAGGGCCCTTGACAGGAACCAGAATCAATATGAGCGGACGTTTGTGTACAGTTACCCGTTCACCGTTGACAGGAACAGTAACGGACTCCCATATGGGAGGATGGACAGCGGCCAGATTAAAATGGGCGGGGTTTGACAACCTCATTTTTACAGGAAAGAGCGACAAACCCGTCTATCTGTATGTGGAAGACGGCAAAGCGGAATTAAGAGATGCTTCCCATCTGTGGGGAATGGGTACGCGGGCCACAATCAAGTATATGCGTGATAAATACGGCAAAGATGTTTCGGTGATGACGATTGGCCCGGCAGGAGAAAATCAGGTGTTGTTTGCCGGCTTCATAAACGAAGATGACCGTGCGGCCGGACGGGGAGGCACGGGAGCGGTGGCTGGTTCGAAAAATTTAAAAGCCATTGTCATCAGGGCCTCCCAGAAAGGAAACATGCCGGAACCGGCACGGCCTGATGAGTATCCTGAAGCAATCAAGGCAGGATTGAAGGCCCTCATGGAAGGGGCACTCACAGCACCCAAAAAGGGCGGTTTGTCTGTCTATGGTACCAACGTGTTGATGAATATTATCAACGAGGTGGGTGCTTTGCCGTCTAAAAACTCACAGGAAACCTATTTTCCCACAGCGGATGAGATCAGCGGTGAAACGGTGCGCAATGAGCTCTTAGTCAGTGACCCCACCTGTCATGCCTGTCCTGTAGCTTGTAAAATTGAAGTGGAAGTGAAAGAAGGGCCGTATAAGACCAGAGTGGAAAGTTTTGAATACGAGTCAGCTTGGGCTTTGGGTCCAAACTGCGGAACATCCAACAAAGAAGCGGTTGCGTATTTGATCGACCTCTGTAATGAGTATGGCATGGATACAATTGAATTGGGCAACACCCTCTCCATGGCCATGGAAGCTTATGAAAAAGGTTTACATCAGGAACCCATTCCATGGGGAGACGTGGATACCATGATCGCCCTGACCGAAAAAATTGCCCGCCGGGAAGGTTTTGGTGATATCCTAGCCAATGGTACAGCACGAGCTGCCAAGCACTTTGGAGATCCGGACATTGCTATGGTGGTTAAAAATCAAGCTATTCCAGCATATGATCCCCGCGGCATCCAGGGCATTGGTCTGGGTTATGCAACCAGCAACCGCGGTGCCTGTCACTTGCGGGGATACACAGTGGCCAGCGAAATTGTCGGTATTCCCGAGCCAACAGACCGCTTGAAGCCAGAAGGCAAGGGTGAGCTGTTAAAAATCTTCCAGGATCTGCATGCTTTTTCCGACTCCCTCGATCTGTGCAAGTTCTCGTCCTTCTCCGAAAATGCTGATTTATACGCCAAGCAATATACCGCTGTTGTGGGCATTGACCTGACAGGCGAAGATATTATGAAAATCGGGGAGAGGATCTACAATCTGGAACGTTACTTTAACAACCTGGCCGGCTTTGGCTATGAGGATGATCTCTTGCCCAAACGGTTCCTGCAAGAACCGGCGGGAGGAAACTCCAAAGGCTCTGTCAGCCATTTGGATGTCATGCTGAATGAGTATTATCAGGTGAGAGGCTGGGAGAAAGGCGTGGTGACCAAAGCAAAACTGCAGGAGTTGGGGATCAACGAAGCAGTAGGGGCCTAA